The genomic interval AGTTTATCAGCGGCCGCCTTAACTTTGTCCCGTGCAGCATTGACCGTGTTTTGGAAGTTTTCATCGTTTGAATTGTGCTGTTCCACCGCCGCTGCGACTTCGTTTTTTGCCATCAGCAATTCCAGTTCAGCTTCAAGACTCGCTGTTTTTTGTTTTGCAGTCAGCGCATCCTGTTTCAGTCTGTTGAGCTCTGAACCGGAGCGGGATGTCTCAACGAACGTTGCTAAATCAGCTGACAGAACGGCCAGCAATGCGGTTCGACTCGCCTGCTTCATTTCCAGGTTCTTCCGGGCAGCAGTCAGTTCCCGTTCAGCATGGGCCAGTGTGATGACTTTACCGTCAGAGAATTGGTCGGAATTTTTCGAAATGTTTTTCGCCGCAGTCGACTCAACCTGTCTTGTGAGTGCACGCTGACGGGTACGCATCTTCATCACAACAGACTGTGTTTCTTCCAGCTGACCAGCAGCTGTTTTGACTTCCAAATCTGCAGCAGCGATGACTGCCTGTCGAGACTGCGATCTGAGTGCGGGGAAATACGCATCCAGCGGCAGGGGAACCGACTGAATTGATCCGTCAATGGATCCAAGTACAGGCGGAACAGCAGGTGAGTGGGGGTGATCTCTGTCCGGCCGCGTTTCTTCACCGCGGACGAACAGATAAGTCATGGCCTCCGGTTGTGCATCGTAGACTCGCGGTAAACCGTCTTTTTCCAGATCTGTTTCCAGTCCAACCGGATCGAGCCGTACTTCGTGTGGTTCAAAAAATGCACGAAAGCGATAGTAATCTTCATGGGATATCGGATCGTATTTGTGTTCGTGACAGCGGGCACAATTAAATGTAATTCCCAGAAAGCCTTTGCCTGTATGTTCAATAATGTCGTTGAGCCAGAAATTGCGGTTGTAGCGATACCAATTGCGTGCGAGGAATCCGGTAGCGCGAACCGTATCCGGATTAGCCGGATCCAGTTCATCCCCTGCCAGCATTTCCAGAATCATGGAGTCATAACCCTTGTCTTCGTTGAGAGATTCAATGATCCAGTCTCGCCAGCGCCAAATATGCTTCTGGCTGTGACGCATTTTGTTTTCCAGGCCGGACCAGTCGGTATATCGCCAGATGTCCATCCAGTGCCTTCCCCAGCGTTCTCCGTAACGGGGGTTCATCAACAGTCGATCCACGACTGTCTCCCAGGCCTGCTCGCTGGAATCCGTAAGAAATCCATGGAGCTCCTCACGTGTTGGCGGCAGACCAGTCAAGTTGAAGAAAACACGTCGCAGCAACACTTCCCTATGGGCCGGTGACGCATGAACAAGTCCCTGGCGTTCATAAGTGGCGGCGAGGAACGCGTCGATGGGGTTGTTTTGCCACAGTGAATCGCTCACGGCAGGCACTGGAGGGCGGACCGGCACTTGATACGCCCAGTGACTTCGCGGATCCGGCGGCACCGGCTCGTCCGATGCCTCAGCACCCTGATCAATCCAGGTCCTCAGCAGCAGCACCTGTTCTTCGGTCAGCAGTAAACCCTGATCCTCCGGGGGCATTTGTTCGACATCGCCGGTGCCCAGAACTGCATCCATCAGCAGGCTCTGACTGCTTCTGCCGGGTTCGATGGCCGGCCCGCGATCACCACCCTGCCGGATCAGCTGAAAGGCGTCCAGACGAAGGCCCGACTGCTGTCTTAGTGCTCCATGGCAGCTGAAACAATGCTCGGCCAGAATAGGTTTGATCTGGTTCTCGTAGTCAATTTTTTGAGCCAGAGTCGTTTCGACAGTCAGGCAAAGACATATTACGCAGCACAAAAATGATGTATGACAACGCTGCGCGCCGTTACGGTACTCAGGTTTCCTGTCGGCCACCAAGTTCACAACGGATCCTGACGGAACTTTGACACTGGAATGAAACCATCGAGTTGAGAGTGTGGTGACCATTTTAAAATTCAGTCTCCACGATTCCGGTTGTCGCTACAAGTTCCATTTCGCAGCTGTATCGTCAATTTGCCGCGAGAGCCGCAGTTCCGGCCGGCATCCGGTAACGATCCTGCCGTGACACACTCTGTTCAAACAATTACTGATAATGGTTGACGACCTGCTGAATTCTATGAGAATTCCGGTTTCCGGAACTTTCGGAAATTCATTCGACAGGTCAGATCCGGCAGCATTCCTTCTGTAACCTGGAGTCCGGCATCTGCGATGTGAGTAATCAATTCCGTGACAGAAAGGGCTTTTGTGTCAGATGATGCTTCGGTAATTCTTTCCGAGAAAATTGATCCGCAAACCAAAGCAAAGGCGCGCGAGCTTTGGGAGCGTCTGGCGAACAGTCGTCCCGGACCGAACAACAGGGATCTGTTGTATCTGGCAAGATTCGTTCCCGTACTCTCTGCCGCCGCCATTAAGACTTTGTTTACACGCAAGCTGAACATCGACGAACTCAAGGAGATCGTGCAGCACGTCCCGAAGGCACGCGGTGCAGCGATCAAGGCGGCGCTGAAGAATGCAGAAAGTCTTTCTGAAGACGACCTGCGTTTCCTGATCACTCATACAAAATCCAAAGACGCTGCCAAAGTACTGTTGAAGCGAAACTCAGGAAACACGGTCATTGCTTTTTTGGAACGAACGGTCGAAGAACTGCAGGGAAGCCTGGATGAGATCAAGCAAAAGGAACTCACCTCGGTGGTACTCAAAGAAATTGATCGGCTGTTGTAACCGTGTGCCTCTCGCACTGCTGAAACGTGATGCCGGAATTGACCGCACTCTTTGTTTTCAATCGGTGTGATTCCATCTGCTGTCTGTGGTTCCGGTCATTATTGAATTCGGTCATCATCGAATGAGTGGGGCAACCTGAGTATGCACGACATCCGTCTGGCATTGGGTTTGATGGGATTCCTGTCGATTGGAATCTTTTTGGGATGTCGGCGGCTGCTGAGACCGTTACCACCCCGTGCACTGGATGCTGTGGCTGTTGGGCTTCTTCTTTTGATGGCCGCGTATCTGAAGAATGTTTGGGGCCAGCTGTGGATCGTCAAGTGGATTCCGCTGCCTTCTGTGATTGTGCTGGCCAACTGGTTTCCTCTGATACTTGCGGCACTGGGAGCCGTAGTATGGAATCGCATGGGTGGCGAAACATCCGGTGCATCACCAAAAGAAACAAATGTGTCCTCAGGTCATGATTCCACCGCCGAAGGCACCGCAGCTGAATCCAGTCTGCTTCGCCGCACACTCGTCATACGACGAATCGTGATGATGGTCATCATTACTTGTGCCGCCGTATGGTCGGAACTTTACTTTATTCCTGCGTCACCGCCGGTGTGCGGCGATCGGTGGGATCCGCCGTTTCCTCCGATGCCGTGGCGCATTTGTCGTCAAACTCACAACAGTACGTGTTCCGCGGCCGCATCAGCGACCATTCTTGAGACATTGAACATCAGGGCCACGGAACAGGAAATGGCGGAACTGTGCCTGACCCGCAACGGTACGACGTGGCTGGGTCTCTATCACGGTCTGGCCAACAAACTGACAGGGACGAATTATCGGGTGGAGTTCTTTGAATGTGAAATCGATGATTTGCCGAAAATGGCCGGTCATCACCCGTTGCTGCTTTGCTGCAAACTCGATTCGGCCACCGCCAGTGAACGGCCGGAATACGTCAAGGAAGGTGGCTGGATTCCCGGGACGGCCCACTCGGTGGTATACTTCGGTCGTTCCGGACGAATCCATGTCATTGGAGATCCCTCGCGCGGATATGAGCCGTGGAACGATCGTGATCTGGAAACACTCTGGACTGGTCAGGGCCTGCGGATCCAGGATGTCCGTCAGCTGAATTGAACTTAAATCAATGCTGCCGTCCGAATTACAGAATTGGACACAAAGTATCAGGTCGGTGTCTCAACCAGAGTCCCGGCAACACTGAAAAAATGTATCCGGAACACAGGCAGGAACCGGTGAGTTCCCTTTGATTTACTTGTGATGAAGTTACTGCAGGAAATCCGGAAATGGGGCGCTGGCCTGATAACAACCGATCTACGCTGCTCACCTTCACAATGATTTTTGTGCTGTTTCCTTTGCTGGCGTGGCTATGTGTCCTGTTCATGCGCTCCTGACTGAATGCGGACCCTTTCTGAGAGATGGTACCACTTTCATGCGGGAACTGATTTTACATACCCTACTCTGGTCAGGCTGAACTCCTGTCTGATGCTGCTGAATCACCATCAAAGTCGTTTTCCCTGCCAGGCTTGTGCGCGGACACAGTCGGGTGCGTCACCAACACGTCCTGCAGGCCGTTGTGATTCATAGAAATCTGTTGGGTTACCGGCTGCTGTCTGACATTTCGGTTCCGCTAAGGGTTTTGACTGTCAATTTTTTATCTGGTTGTTCATAAGACGCCTACAGTACCGGTGATGAGAATCTAAAGAGGTCGTAACGGAGACGCTGTCCGAAATGAAGACTTAGACGGGGATGATTGTTCTGAACCGGGATCAGAAGATGAAGGATTCAGTTGGGTTGACGGAACGAATATACCGCTTGTGAGATGAGTTAGATTCCGATTGTCCGGTCCGGTTGATTATCTGGTCCGGTTTGAAGCGCCGTTTCAGCATGGTATCGTGTGGATTAGGGGCAACACCTGTTGAAACCAGGATTCCGAGCGGAGACGTGCCCGGCAATCAAGACTGACTTGAGTTTGTTGGGGGCCGGTGGGGATGATGGGGAAAGTCGAAACCGGACAGCTGGATTCGATAACAGCTACGTAAGACAGCGATGTCCAGAGACATGAACGAAGTCACCGAATTCCTGAAACACGTGATCACACGCCGTCAACTGCTGCGTGACGGAAGTACGGGGATTGGGGCCATGGCCCTTCAGACCATGTTGTCGCCTGAAGCCCTGGTCGCCCGCATCTCCGAACCTGGCAGCATGTGGCCGGCCCGTGCCAAGCGTGTGATATTTTTGTTCATGAACGGTGCGCCCTCTCAACTGGATTTGTTCGACTACAAACCCCTGGTGGACAGGCATCACGGTCAGGAACTGTTCAAGACCTACGACGATAAGTCGAAGTCCTGGAGTGACAAGGGATTCGTCAGGAAGACACAAAGACTCACCGGAATGACGTCGGGGCAGAACTCGTTTCCCGTCGCGCGTTCGAACTGGAAATTTCGGCAGTACGGTGAGGGGCGGGCCTGGATCAGCGACCTCCTGCCGCATACTGCCGCGGTGGCCGACAATTTGTGCTTCATCAAATCGATGCACACCGAGGCGATCAACCATGATCCCGGCGTGACCTTTTTCCAGACGGGACATCAGCAGCCCGGCCGTCCCAGCATGGGAGCCTGGATGAGTTACGGACTGGGAACCGAAAACGAGAGTCTTCCCACGTTTTGTGTACTGATTTCCAACGGCACGGGACGTCCGGGCAGTCAGCCGGTTTATACGAAACTGTGGAGCAACGGTTTTTTACCCGGTGTGCACCAGGGGGTCGAACTGCGGGGAGGTCAGACGCCGGTCCTTTACTTGAACAGTCAGCCGGGAGAAACCGTCTCGGCCCGCAAGAGAATGATTGCGAGGATCGAGGCACTCAATCAACTGCAGATCGAGGCCTTCGGAGATCCGGAAATCACCACACGGATCGCGCAATATGAGATGGCATTTCGCATGCAGTTGTCCGTGCCCGAAGCTACGGACATCAGCAACGAACCCAAACACGTACTGGACGCTTACGGGCCGGAATGTCAGCAACCGGGTAAATTTGCCGCCAATTGCCTGTTGGCCCGACGACTGGCCGAGCGCGGGGTCCGTTTCATCCAGTTGTACCACCGTGGCTGGGACCAGCACGGCGGAATGACCAGCGCGCTGCCCAAACAATGCCACGACGTCGATCAGCCACAAGCGGCACTGATTGCCGATCTGAAACAACGCGGGATGCTCGATGACACACTGGTCATCTGGGGCGGAGAGTTCGGGCGAACCACATACAGCCAGGGTAGAGTAGGTAAGTCGGCCAACGGACGCGACCATCATCCACGTTGCTTTACTTACTGGATGGCTGGCGCCGGTGTTCGGCCGGCGATGACTTACGGTGAAACCGACGATGTAGGTTATAACATTGCCCGGGACCCGGTACATGTGCACGATTTTCAGGCCACTGTATTGCACTTGATGGGGATCGATCACGAACGACTGACCTTCAAACATCAGGGACGCCGCTTCCGACTGACCGACGTACATGGCGAAGTAGTCAAAGCCATACTCGCTTAATCTGAGATCCGACACGTTATGTTCGTGACACACACCAGCATTTGGTTTTCGTTCGGCATGCGGATTTGCATTGCGATGGTTGCGTTACACACGGGCCTGTCCTCAGGCTTTGGCCCGGCCCGATTATCGGCCGCCGAGCCGATTTCGTTCAACAGGCACATTCGTCCCCTGCTGGCCGATCGGTGTTATGGCTGCCACGGACCTGACGCAGCGACCCGCAAAGCCGGCCTGCGACTGGATCGGGAATCGGCTGCCAAATCGGTGCTGGCGGAATCCGGACATACGGCGATCGTGGACGGGAATCCGCAAACCAGCGAACTCCTGCGGCGAATTATGGACACGGACGATCCCATGCCGCCTGTCGATTCCAAACTGTCTCTGTCCGCAGCCGAAATCGATCTCATCCG from Fuerstiella sp. carries:
- a CDS encoding DUF1553 domain-containing protein, whose protein sequence is MVTTLSTRWFHSSVKVPSGSVVNLVADRKPEYRNGAQRCHTSFLCCVICLCLTVETTLAQKIDYENQIKPILAEHCFSCHGALRQQSGLRLDAFQLIRQGGDRGPAIEPGRSSQSLLMDAVLGTGDVEQMPPEDQGLLLTEEQVLLLRTWIDQGAEASDEPVPPDPRSHWAYQVPVRPPVPAVSDSLWQNNPIDAFLAATYERQGLVHASPAHREVLLRRVFFNLTGLPPTREELHGFLTDSSEQAWETVVDRLLMNPRYGERWGRHWMDIWRYTDWSGLENKMRHSQKHIWRWRDWIIESLNEDKGYDSMILEMLAGDELDPANPDTVRATGFLARNWYRYNRNFWLNDIIEHTGKGFLGITFNCARCHEHKYDPISHEDYYRFRAFFEPHEVRLDPVGLETDLEKDGLPRVYDAQPEAMTYLFVRGEETRPDRDHPHSPAVPPVLGSIDGSIQSVPLPLDAYFPALRSQSRQAVIAAADLEVKTAAGQLEETQSVVMKMRTRQRALTRQVESTAAKNISKNSDQFSDGKVITLAHAERELTAARKNLEMKQASRTALLAVLSADLATFVETSRSGSELNRLKQDALTAKQKTASLEAELELLMAKNEVAAAVEQHNSNDENFQNTVNAARDKVKAAADKLKAVQADSSSAASEDIHAGVIYPSTSTGRRLALARWIVRNNNPLTARVAVNHIWTRHFGTPLVDSMFDFGLRTKRPVHHELLDWLAVEFMEHKWSMKHLHRLILTSRAYRMQSGSTDLTRGNTGIDPDNRLLWKMNPRRMEGELVRDTLICLTGQLDATMGGPDLPITPEDNGRRRTIYYRYSRDYQIKLLSVFNPASVEECYRRLHSIVPQQALAMTNSKIVLERGRQLAALVSAEVGTENSDEVNSAFIESAFERTLGRGATSAERTACAEALREFGDSASADGMSTDAAHQRARENVVHVLLNHNDFITIR
- a CDS encoding DUF1501 domain-containing protein translates to MNEVTEFLKHVITRRQLLRDGSTGIGAMALQTMLSPEALVARISEPGSMWPARAKRVIFLFMNGAPSQLDLFDYKPLVDRHHGQELFKTYDDKSKSWSDKGFVRKTQRLTGMTSGQNSFPVARSNWKFRQYGEGRAWISDLLPHTAAVADNLCFIKSMHTEAINHDPGVTFFQTGHQQPGRPSMGAWMSYGLGTENESLPTFCVLISNGTGRPGSQPVYTKLWSNGFLPGVHQGVELRGGQTPVLYLNSQPGETVSARKRMIARIEALNQLQIEAFGDPEITTRIAQYEMAFRMQLSVPEATDISNEPKHVLDAYGPECQQPGKFAANCLLARRLAERGVRFIQLYHRGWDQHGGMTSALPKQCHDVDQPQAALIADLKQRGMLDDTLVIWGGEFGRTTYSQGRVGKSANGRDHHPRCFTYWMAGAGVRPAMTYGETDDVGYNIARDPVHVHDFQATVLHLMGIDHERLTFKHQGRRFRLTDVHGEVVKAILA
- a CDS encoding DUF1549 domain-containing protein, whose translation is MVALHTGLSSGFGPARLSAAEPISFNRHIRPLLADRCYGCHGPDAATRKAGLRLDRESAAKSVLAESGHTAIVDGNPQTSELLRRIMDTDDPMPPVDSKLSLSAAEIDLIRQWIASGAKWERHWAFMSPSKSGLPPVANGAWPRNEVDRFILAGLESRGLQPANPAAKPQWLRRVTFDLTGLPPTTVELDAFLADESSSAYEHVVNRL